A single genomic interval of Cupriavidus sp. MP-37 harbors:
- the efp gene encoding elongation factor P codes for MKIAQELRVGNVFMIGGDPMVVQKAEYNKSGRNAAVVKMKYKNLLTDAPGESVFKADDKFEVVVLERRECTYSYFADPMYVFMDADYNQYEVEKDSMGDSLNYLEDGMNVEVVFYNDKAISVEMPTTLVREIVYTEPAVKGDTSSGKVLKGAKINTGFELQVPLFCNIGDKIEIDTRTGEYRSRAN; via the coding sequence ATGAAAATCGCACAGGAACTCCGCGTCGGTAACGTGTTCATGATCGGCGGCGATCCGATGGTCGTGCAGAAGGCCGAGTACAACAAGTCGGGCCGCAACGCCGCTGTGGTCAAGATGAAGTACAAGAACCTGCTGACGGACGCACCGGGCGAGTCGGTGTTCAAGGCCGACGACAAGTTCGAAGTGGTGGTGCTCGAGCGCCGCGAATGCACCTACTCGTACTTCGCTGACCCGATGTACGTGTTCATGGACGCCGACTACAACCAGTACGAAGTCGAGAAGGACAGCATGGGTGACTCGCTGAACTACCTCGAGGACGGCATGAACGTTGAAGTCGTGTTCTACAACGACAAGGCCATCTCGGTCGAAATGCCGACCACGCTGGTCCGCGAGATCGTTTACACCGAGCCGGCCGTCAAGGGCGACACCTCGTCGGGCAAGGTGCTCAAGGGCGCCAAGATCAACACCGGCTTCGAGCTGCAAGTGCCGCTGTTCTGCAATATCGGCGACAAGATCGAAATCGACACCCGCACCGGCGAATACCGCAGCCGCGCCAACTAA